The following proteins come from a genomic window of Vallitaleaceae bacterium 9-2:
- a CDS encoding P-II family nitrogen regulator produces MDKITKVDIITRPDKAEVLKEALNEIGITGMTFSHVLGCGLQKGKTEYYRGNPYSIDLLPKIRVETVVCEVPVEKVVEVAKKVLRTGEIGDGKIFIYPVENVIKVRTGEEGVKAL; encoded by the coding sequence ATGGATAAGATAACAAAGGTGGACATAATTACCCGACCAGATAAAGCAGAGGTGTTAAAAGAAGCTTTAAATGAAATTGGAATAACGGGAATGACATTTTCCCATGTATTAGGTTGTGGTTTACAAAAAGGAAAGACGGAGTATTATAGAGGGAATCCATATAGTATTGATTTACTCCCAAAGATTCGTGTTGAAACCGTTGTTTGTGAAGTACCTGTAGAAAAAGTTGTTGAAGTTGCAAAAAAAGTTTTACGTACAGGAGAAATTGGTGATGGGAAAATTTTTATCTATCCGGTTGAAAATGTAATAAAGGTCCGTACAGGAGAAGAAGGGGTTAAAGCATTATAG
- a CDS encoding ammonium transporter → MEELKFAIDTMWVLIAAALVFFMQAGFAMVETGFTRSKNAGNIIMKNLMDFSVGSIIFWTVGYSLMYGESVSGIFGKPDFFFNGDYTALIFQTVFAATAATIVSGAMAERTKFISYLVYSFFISLIIYPVSGHWIWGGGWLSEIGFHDFAGSTAVHSVGGWAALVGASILGPRLGKYSQDGKSHAIPGHSITLGALGVFILWFGWFGFNPGSQLAAGSEADALAISRIFVTTNLSAAAAAIVAMIITWLRYKKPDVSMTLNGALAGLVAITAGCDVVTPGAAALIGMIAGVVIVFGIEFVDKVLKVDDPVGAVGVHGISGAVGTILVGVFSVDNGLLTTGSFSALGIQLVGVAAVAAWVLTTSFILFKAVDLIIGLRVSSQEEHIGLDIEEHGVESYADFEIKGVHVR, encoded by the coding sequence ATGGAAGAATTAAAATTTGCAATAGATACGATGTGGGTACTAATCGCAGCAGCACTGGTGTTTTTTATGCAAGCTGGATTTGCCATGGTAGAGACAGGATTTACCCGTTCAAAAAATGCAGGTAATATTATTATGAAAAATCTTATGGATTTTTCAGTTGGATCTATTATTTTTTGGACGGTGGGATATAGTTTAATGTATGGCGAAAGTGTAAGTGGAATTTTTGGAAAACCAGATTTTTTCTTTAATGGTGATTATACGGCGCTTATATTTCAAACAGTTTTTGCCGCAACAGCAGCAACTATTGTTTCTGGAGCAATGGCAGAACGGACAAAGTTTATTTCGTATTTAGTATATAGTTTCTTTATTTCGTTAATTATATATCCTGTATCCGGGCATTGGATTTGGGGTGGAGGATGGTTATCAGAGATTGGATTTCATGATTTTGCTGGATCTACCGCAGTACATTCGGTAGGTGGTTGGGCAGCCCTTGTTGGTGCATCGATATTAGGACCGCGTCTAGGTAAATACAGTCAAGATGGAAAATCTCATGCGATTCCTGGACACAGTATTACTCTTGGAGCCTTAGGTGTTTTTATTCTTTGGTTCGGATGGTTCGGTTTTAACCCGGGATCTCAATTAGCAGCAGGATCAGAAGCCGATGCCCTTGCGATTAGTCGAATCTTTGTCACGACAAACTTGTCAGCTGCAGCCGCAGCAATTGTTGCAATGATTATCACCTGGTTACGTTATAAAAAGCCAGATGTTTCGATGACATTAAATGGTGCACTAGCAGGTCTTGTAGCAATAACGGCTGGATGTGATGTGGTAACGCCGGGAGCAGCAGCCCTTATTGGGATGATTGCAGGTGTGGTCATTGTCTTTGGAATTGAATTTGTTGATAAGGTATTAAAAGTAGATGATCCAGTAGGAGCTGTAGGCGTCCATGGTATATCTGGTGCTGTCGGAACGATTTTAGTAGGTGTCTTTTCTGTAGATAATGGATTACTTACAACCGGAAGTTTTTCGGCACTTGGTATTCAATTGGTTGGTGTCGCTGCTGTGGCGGCTTGGGTTCTTACAACATCCTTTATACTGTTTAAAGCAGTGGATTTAATCATAGGTTTACGTGTAAGTTCACAAGAAGAACATATTGGACTTGATATAGAAGAGCATGGCGTTGAAAGTTATGCTGACTTTGAAATCAAAGGCGTACATGTTCGATAA
- a CDS encoding Mrp/NBP35 family ATP-binding protein — translation MASNCDSCSSKESCNVENKSECQVIGTNSNNQFKHIIGVLSGKGGVGKSTVAANLALSLHRQGYKVGVLDADITGPSIPRIFNAEDKKALMYPHGLEAVEIETNLKAMSLNFLLDEEKKPVIWRGPIITNTIKQFYQDVIWGELDYLIIDMPPGTGDIALTIMQSFPLDGIVMVSVPQDMVSMIVSKAIAMTKRLNVEVLGVIENMSYMTCPHCDDKIRVFESDDIEAFLEDQEVELLAELPINGAVTQKNRLSEEMMRIFDEVAIKVQKKIHIKTGQPS, via the coding sequence ATGGCTTCAAATTGTGATTCATGTTCATCAAAAGAAAGTTGTAATGTAGAAAACAAGTCGGAATGTCAAGTAATAGGAACAAACTCCAATAATCAGTTTAAACATATTATCGGTGTACTTAGTGGAAAAGGCGGTGTTGGTAAGTCGACAGTTGCTGCTAACCTTGCACTATCGTTACATCGACAAGGATATAAAGTGGGAGTTTTGGATGCAGATATTACTGGTCCAAGTATTCCAAGAATTTTTAATGCAGAAGATAAAAAGGCGTTAATGTATCCTCATGGTTTAGAAGCTGTTGAGATTGAGACAAATCTTAAAGCGATGTCGTTGAATTTTTTGTTGGATGAAGAAAAGAAGCCTGTCATATGGAGAGGTCCAATTATCACCAATACAATCAAACAATTTTATCAAGATGTTATCTGGGGAGAACTCGATTATCTTATCATTGATATGCCACCTGGGACAGGAGACATTGCATTGACAATCATGCAAAGCTTCCCACTCGATGGTATTGTCATGGTAAGTGTACCTCAAGATATGGTATCTATGATTGTCTCAAAGGCAATTGCAATGACCAAGCGATTAAATGTAGAGGTACTTGGCGTTATAGAAAATATGAGCTATATGACATGCCCGCATTGCGATGATAAAATTCGAGTATTTGAAAGCGATGATATTGAAGCATTCTTAGAAGATCAAGAAGTTGAACTTTTAGCGGAGTTACCAATTAATGGAGCAGTTACACAAAAGAATCGTTTGTCTGAAGAGATGATGAGAATATTTGATGAGGTAGCCATAAAAGTTCAGAAAAAAATTCACATCAAAACAGGTCAACCTTCATAA
- a CDS encoding aminotransferase class I/II-fold pyridoxal phosphate-dependent enzyme encodes MYEELKKYTHEIKSFHMPGHKNGKLQTLEDVYALDVTEVPGTDDLHHPTGIIKELQDRIATIYRSDQTYLLINGSTAGILATMATRARQQGSVLVSRNCHKSVYNSIYLHQIKAHYIYPSYYADEGFYGEVSPKSIEKMLLEHPDIHTVVITSPTYEGMTSDIQAISDIVHAYGATLVVDEAHGAHFTFSDKLPKSAIEQGADYVIQSTHKTLPCLTQTAILHTQKLSDEEREILKEYLAIYQSSSPSYLLMSSIEQGIDYMDNHRYAYDQWIDALQLLLKTHPIQGGYWMSDDPTRLTFVIQQNGVSGYWLSEVLRNKHQIQVEMAGEKHIVAITSLADTLEDILELVDGIKACLGGSDHKTMQDDIIKNQAIGTQLPQQMMLMHQAKQSREWMWIALKDAQGYTSRNMIIPYPPGIPLILPGEAITQEIIDYLIGLEKHDKEIYGIIKGEIQVLK; translated from the coding sequence ATGTACGAGGAATTAAAAAAATATACCCATGAAATAAAGTCTTTTCATATGCCTGGACATAAAAATGGAAAGCTTCAGACATTAGAGGATGTCTATGCCTTGGATGTTACTGAAGTTCCAGGGACAGATGATTTGCATCACCCTACTGGGATTATCAAAGAGTTACAAGATCGGATCGCTACCATATATCGATCCGATCAAACGTATTTATTAATCAATGGAAGTACAGCAGGAATCTTGGCGACGATGGCAACTCGCGCTCGTCAACAAGGTTCTGTTTTGGTGTCTAGAAATTGTCATAAATCGGTGTACAATAGTATATATCTTCATCAAATAAAAGCGCACTATATTTACCCTTCATATTATGCAGATGAAGGGTTTTATGGAGAAGTTAGCCCAAAATCCATTGAAAAAATGCTTTTGGAACATCCAGATATCCATACAGTTGTTATTACATCACCAACCTATGAAGGTATGACTTCAGATATTCAAGCCATTAGTGATATCGTGCATGCGTATGGCGCAACATTAGTTGTGGATGAAGCTCATGGCGCGCATTTTACCTTTAGCGACAAATTACCTAAATCAGCGATTGAACAGGGGGCGGACTATGTTATTCAAAGCACACATAAAACGTTACCTTGCCTTACACAAACGGCGATACTACATACACAGAAACTCTCAGATGAAGAAAGAGAAATTCTTAAAGAATATCTAGCGATTTATCAGTCGTCATCACCATCATATCTTTTAATGAGTTCCATTGAACAAGGAATAGACTATATGGATAACCATCGTTATGCGTATGATCAATGGATTGATGCATTACAATTATTATTAAAAACACATCCAATCCAAGGAGGATATTGGATGAGCGATGATCCTACACGGCTTACTTTTGTTATACAGCAAAATGGAGTTAGTGGATATTGGTTAAGCGAGGTACTTCGTAACAAGCATCAGATTCAGGTAGAGATGGCAGGTGAAAAACATATTGTTGCAATCACTTCATTGGCAGATACATTAGAAGATATTCTTGAGCTTGTAGACGGGATAAAAGCATGTCTTGGCGGAAGTGACCATAAGACAATGCAGGATGATATCATTAAAAATCAGGCGATAGGAACTCAATTACCCCAGCAAATGATGCTCATGCATCAAGCTAAACAAAGCCGTGAATGGATGTGGATTGCACTAAAGGATGCACAAGGATATACTTCTCGAAATATGATTATACCATATCCACCAGGGATTCCCTTGATACTTCCTGGAGAAGCAATAACTCAAGAGATTATTGATTATCTTATAGGTTTAGAGAAGCATGACAAGGAGATTTATGGTATAATAAAAGGAGAAATACAGGTTCTAAAATAA
- the tmk gene encoding dTMP kinase, whose amino-acid sequence MKGIFITIEGMDGSGKTTQINRLKEYFETKGKHVRITREPGGTRISEAIREIILNVNYQEMDYVTEALLYAAARAQHVAEYILPAVEQGDIVICDRFVDSSIVYQGMARELGQEMVATINQYATKGLQPDITFFLDLEHRQGMERKKNQQELDRLEGEKEQFHQKVRDGYKQLAKANQERMIDIDASQSIEEVHQCILLGLKEKGIITDKYNDEE is encoded by the coding sequence ATGAAAGGCATATTTATTACAATTGAGGGCATGGATGGCTCGGGAAAGACAACACAGATCAATCGATTAAAAGAGTATTTTGAAACAAAAGGAAAGCACGTGCGTATCACGCGTGAACCTGGAGGAACAAGAATTAGTGAAGCAATACGAGAGATTATACTCAATGTAAATTATCAAGAGATGGATTATGTGACAGAAGCATTACTCTATGCTGCGGCTAGAGCCCAACATGTTGCAGAATATATTTTACCGGCAGTAGAACAAGGGGACATTGTTATATGTGATCGTTTTGTGGACTCATCTATTGTCTATCAAGGAATGGCACGCGAATTAGGTCAAGAAATGGTTGCGACGATTAATCAATATGCAACCAAAGGGTTACAGCCAGATATTACATTTTTCTTAGACTTAGAGCACCGACAAGGGATGGAGCGCAAGAAGAATCAGCAAGAGTTAGACCGTCTCGAAGGGGAAAAAGAGCAGTTTCACCAAAAAGTACGTGATGGATATAAACAATTGGCAAAAGCTAATCAAGAGCGTATGATTGATATTGATGCAAGTCAGTCGATTGAAGAAGTTCACCAATGTATACTTTTGGGACTTAAAGAAAAAGGAATAATAACCGATAAATATAATGACGAGGAGTGA
- a CDS encoding cyclic-di-AMP receptor → MKMVMAVIHDEDSHRLMEALTKEGFMATKLASTGGLLKTGNTTLFVGVEKDKVDKVVELIKEICKTSKKMSLVNPPVSNVPDNMLAYPVEITVGGATIFVLDVDQYLKV, encoded by the coding sequence ATGAAAATGGTAATGGCAGTGATTCATGATGAAGATTCCCATCGTTTAATGGAAGCATTAACAAAAGAGGGATTTATGGCAACAAAATTGGCAAGCACAGGTGGTCTCTTAAAGACAGGAAATACAACCCTTTTTGTTGGGGTTGAAAAAGATAAAGTTGATAAAGTCGTTGAACTTATCAAAGAGATATGCAAAACCAGTAAAAAAATGTCCCTTGTTAACCCGCCAGTGTCGAATGTGCCGGATAATATGTTGGCATATCCTGTTGAAATTACCGTCGGTGGGGCAACGATTTTTGTGCTGGATGTGGATCAATACTTAAAAGTTTAG
- a CDS encoding YaaR family protein, producing the protein MDVKVNSVQNVQNIESASKNNDAPKSDFKFTLLSKVDEAQLQSKLNSMIESITEQGNKISKHMDVRDMRKYRETIKEFINEVVTHSHQFSRENFLDRRGRHRVYGIVKLVDKNLDELAQELIKDEKNHLNILGKVDEIRGLLLDMVI; encoded by the coding sequence ATGGATGTGAAAGTAAACTCGGTTCAAAATGTACAAAATATTGAGAGTGCATCAAAAAATAATGATGCGCCAAAAAGTGATTTTAAATTTACGCTTTTGAGTAAAGTGGATGAAGCACAATTGCAATCAAAGCTCAATAGTATGATTGAATCGATTACCGAACAAGGAAATAAGATTTCCAAGCATATGGATGTGCGTGATATGCGCAAATATCGCGAAACCATTAAAGAGTTTATCAATGAAGTGGTTACACACTCACATCAATTTTCGCGAGAGAATTTTTTGGACCGCAGAGGACGACACCGTGTCTATGGTATCGTAAAACTTGTAGATAAGAACCTAGATGAATTGGCACAAGAACTTATTAAAGATGAAAAAAATCATTTGAACATCTTAGGAAAAGTCGATGAAATTAGAGGATTGCTACTCGACATGGTCATATAG
- a CDS encoding DNA polymerase III subunit delta' C-terminal domain-containing protein: protein MYSFDEIVGHENIIKHMENAFLTGKVSHAYIVEGEDGMGKKTLVKAFSKLLQCENPQESRPCNVCSSCLQIESGNHPDIAYVRPTKKTGYGVTDIREQVVKDIKVRPYQSKYKIYIIEQAELMTVQAQNSILKTIEEPPEYGLFFLVSSNSHKFLQTILSRSVKMSLKPISTKQIEEYLSTQYGMNYTQARVYGSFSRGNLGKALILKESENFTTQRQNMLKCLEIFINGKDYDIIEVVQLFEEIKADILENIDILISLSRDILYYHGTQDIDNIIHKDIEQEIIRLSQRVNASRLIRLVYNSYTLINQLRLNVNYSLAVTVMLTNMEQ, encoded by the coding sequence ATGTATTCATTTGATGAAATTGTTGGACATGAGAATATAATAAAACATATGGAGAATGCTTTTTTAACTGGGAAAGTGTCTCATGCTTATATTGTAGAAGGTGAAGATGGCATGGGCAAGAAAACACTGGTTAAGGCATTCTCCAAGTTGCTTCAATGTGAAAATCCACAAGAAAGTAGACCATGTAATGTCTGCTCATCTTGTCTGCAAATTGAATCGGGGAATCATCCGGATATCGCTTATGTACGCCCAACAAAAAAAACAGGATATGGTGTTACAGATATACGCGAGCAAGTTGTCAAAGATATTAAAGTACGCCCATATCAAAGTAAGTATAAGATTTATATTATTGAGCAGGCAGAACTTATGACGGTTCAAGCTCAAAATAGTATATTAAAAACTATCGAAGAACCGCCAGAATATGGGTTGTTTTTCTTGGTATCTTCCAATAGCCATAAATTTTTGCAAACCATTCTATCCCGTTCAGTGAAGATGTCTTTAAAACCAATTAGTACCAAGCAAATTGAAGAATATTTATCGACACAATATGGGATGAACTATACTCAAGCTAGAGTATATGGGTCTTTTTCAAGAGGAAATCTTGGAAAGGCATTAATCTTAAAAGAATCAGAAAACTTTACAACCCAACGACAAAATATGCTCAAGTGTTTAGAAATATTTATAAATGGGAAAGATTATGATATAATAGAGGTTGTGCAACTCTTTGAAGAGATCAAAGCGGATATTTTAGAAAATATTGATATATTGATTAGTTTGAGCAGAGATATTTTGTACTATCATGGGACCCAAGATATCGATAATATTATCCATAAAGATATTGAACAAGAAATTATCCGGCTGAGTCAAAGGGTGAATGCTAGCCGATTGATTCGGCTTGTATATAATAGTTACACACTGATTAATCAACTCCGGCTCAATGTGAACTATTCATTAGCAGTAACGGTGATGCTAACCAATATGGAACAATAA
- a CDS encoding stage 0 sporulation family protein → MIKVIGVRFRKAGKIYYFDPDELNIQENEHVIVETARGVEYGKVVKGIMEVPDEEVVHPLKKVMRIATEEDDAQESINKQEEKEAAKICLEKIKKHKLEMKLIDCEYTFDKNKLLFYFTADGRVDFRELVKDLASVFKTRIELRQIGVRDETKMMGSIGICGRPLCCFSHLSDFHPVSIKMAKEQNLSLNPTKISGVCGRLMCCLKYEEETYVELNKKLPNIGDIVITPGGVEAEVKHVNIIRQLVKTVIRTDNNVDIVEFKLDELKIKKKRGNKNARLPKEEYLELKKLEKLEAHESDKKLED, encoded by the coding sequence ATGATAAAAGTCATAGGTGTTCGCTTTCGAAAAGCGGGTAAGATATATTATTTTGACCCTGATGAATTAAACATACAAGAAAATGAACACGTTATCGTTGAGACAGCCCGAGGGGTTGAATACGGTAAAGTGGTTAAAGGAATTATGGAAGTCCCTGATGAAGAAGTGGTACATCCGTTAAAAAAAGTAATGCGAATAGCGACAGAAGAAGATGATGCTCAAGAATCCATCAATAAACAAGAAGAAAAAGAAGCAGCAAAGATATGCCTTGAAAAAATCAAAAAGCATAAGTTGGAGATGAAGCTTATTGATTGCGAGTATACCTTTGATAAGAATAAGCTACTTTTCTATTTTACAGCAGATGGGCGTGTGGATTTTAGAGAATTGGTTAAAGATTTGGCTTCGGTATTTAAGACACGTATTGAATTAAGACAAATTGGTGTGCGTGACGAGACAAAAATGATGGGCAGTATTGGTATTTGTGGACGCCCGTTATGTTGCTTTAGCCACTTATCTGATTTTCATCCAGTGTCTATTAAAATGGCAAAAGAACAAAATTTATCGCTTAATCCGACAAAAATATCTGGAGTCTGTGGACGATTGATGTGTTGCCTAAAATATGAAGAAGAGACGTATGTGGAACTGAATAAAAAACTGCCAAACATTGGTGATATTGTTATTACACCAGGTGGCGTTGAAGCTGAAGTAAAGCATGTTAACATTATTCGACAACTTGTAAAAACGGTTATTCGTACAGATAATAATGTCGATATTGTTGAGTTTAAACTCGATGAGCTCAAGATTAAGAAAAAGCGTGGAAATAAAAATGCCCGTTTACCAAAAGAAGAGTATCTAGAGTTGAAAAAGTTAGAAAAGCTTGAAGCACATGAAAGTGATAAAAAATTAGAAGATTAA
- a CDS encoding tRNA1(Val) (adenine(37)-N6)-methyltransferase — MERNKTERVDDLHIQNYRIIQNKEGFCFGMDAVLLSDFAKVKEAETVLDMGTGTGIIPILLEAKTKGKTYMGLEIQEEFVDMARRSVQMNGQADKVTILHGDIKEAAQLFPLSTFDVITSNPPYMNSGKGLMNPSSAKAIARHEVLCSLEDVIYNASKLLRVGGRFYMVHRPQRLMEIFATLKKYRLEPKQIRMVHSYAHKEATMVLIEAIRGGNPLLKVHPPLIIYSDKNQYSSEIYKIYGKELPTNE, encoded by the coding sequence ATGGAACGAAATAAAACGGAACGTGTGGATGATTTACATATTCAAAATTATCGTATCATACAAAATAAAGAAGGCTTTTGTTTTGGAATGGATGCAGTTTTGCTGAGTGATTTTGCAAAAGTAAAAGAAGCAGAAACTGTACTTGATATGGGAACAGGAACTGGGATTATCCCGATTCTTCTTGAAGCTAAAACCAAGGGAAAGACCTATATGGGATTAGAAATTCAAGAAGAATTTGTCGACATGGCAAGACGAAGTGTTCAGATGAACGGACAAGCCGATAAAGTAACAATTCTACATGGTGATATAAAGGAAGCGGCTCAGCTGTTTCCTTTATCTACGTTTGATGTTATAACATCAAATCCACCATATATGAACTCCGGTAAAGGATTGATGAATCCATCCTCGGCAAAAGCGATTGCACGTCATGAGGTACTTTGCTCTCTTGAAGATGTGATCTATAATGCATCAAAACTGCTTCGTGTAGGTGGACGGTTTTATATGGTGCATCGTCCTCAACGGTTAATGGAAATTTTTGCAACACTAAAAAAATATCGACTAGAGCCAAAACAGATTCGCATGGTGCATTCCTATGCACACAAAGAAGCAACGATGGTTTTAATTGAAGCCATACGTGGAGGCAATCCATTGTTAAAAGTTCATCCACCATTAATTATTTATTCAGATAAAAATCAATATAGTTCGGAGATATATAAAATCTATGGAAAGGAGTTGCCTACCAATGAATGA